CAAAGGCGATTCCAAAGCATCAAATTTCACAAATTGGCTAACATGCAGTACCAATGTTTGGTAGTCTAAATCAAATCATGGCCGTGCTATTGTAGAGTTAAACACCTGTGCATTTGGATTCATAATATAGATAGATATCCTGATTCAGCAACATATGAGTTGGAAACCCATAAAATAACTGGCACTTCATGTTCCCTGCCATGGAAGGTACTACCTGCTTCAAATTTTTACAGGAAACTGGTCTGACACTAGTAACTCTACTCAATACAGAAGTAACTTTGAAATGGTAAAACCTCGGTATAAGCTATCAACTATCAAGCTCACTAGAAAATAGGTTTCTTTTTCGAAATCCCAACTACAACACTAATCATCTCTTATCATCCATGTTCATATATCTTGTTGTGCTCGCCTTTCTTTGTCATTAGAGAACTATCAAATTGAACCTAAAAGCTATACCTTCCTAGGCAGGACAAATTGAAAAATGGACTTCAATCAAGTATCAAGCTCACTGAAAAATAGGTTTGCTTTTCGAAATCCCAACTACAACACTAATCATCTCTTATCCTTCCATACTGCACGACCAAAATTCTGGTGGACATGAATATATACGGAAAATCTTGATAAAGGGAAACAAAACAATAACAACAGTGTCCTAAAAATTAGGGTTTGGGAATCAGTGACCGGGGTTCTTACtgcgtggctgctgctgctcgctgtgGTGAGCTTCACTGCCGTCGCCGAAGAGGCATCTAGGGTTTCTTACCGGTGGGAGGAGGCAGCGCTGGGGGAAGCCACACCAGCGGCCATCGGCGTGGCGGGGTCACGGCACTCCGTGGCAACGGCCACCATCGGGCCCCACGCACGGTGCTTCGCCGCAGGCCGGGGAGCCGTCGCCCCGGCAGCGCGCAGCGCGGCCATCCGGGGTCGCTGGGGCTGGCTGGCACGCCACCACGTCGGGAGAGAGGGAAAGggcgggggagagagagagaggaaggaggagggaggagggcggCCTCCGCTGCCCCGAGGACCGGCGGCCGTCGCCGTCGGGGCCCCGTCGCCCTGGTCGGCGCTGCCTCAGGAGAGAACGAGACAGAGGACGGGAGAGATGCCATTTTTTTTTGTTGAAGGAGAAACGGAAGCTGAGGTATATATTTGTTTCTCTAGATTCTGAAGAGAAGCGGGAGAAGCAGAGGAGAAGCGGCAGAAACCAACAAGAAGCACGGGAAGCTGATCCAGGCAGAATCTGATTCAACAAATCTGGGTCACATGATAGCGGATCGGACGGTTCGAAACATTCTGGGCGACGTGGACAGGGTTTTCTGGGCGAGAACCCCACGAGGTCTGTAGAgttaattatataaaattgtttCTTTAGATTCTGAAGAGAAGCGGGAGAAGCAGAGGAGAAGCGGCAGAAACCAACAAGAAGCACGGGAAGCTGATCCAGGCAGAATCTGATTCAACAAATCTGGGTCACATGATCGCAGATCGGACGGCTGGAAACATTCTGGGCGACGTGGACAGGGTTTCCGGGCGAGAACCCCACGAGGTCTATAGAGTTAAAATTACAcacctagatatatattatgtctagatatataataaaaatataattatGTGTCTAAAAATATTAGAGcggcttataatttaaaacggagtgAGTACCCGCGCAAACAAGCACTCACCACCTATGCATCTATATTTAAATTATTATCCATCTATAACTACTAAAAACATGTTCTGAAATAaatctaaatttgcatctaattacCCACCTAGTATTATTATAATAGATAACCCTACACAACCCCTTAAATTTGAACTAAATTACCACTTCTATCATTATGGTAAAAACTAAAATATCTCCTGAAACCAATTTCTAATTTATCAACATCTTATATTAAAAAATTAAATAATAATAAAGCATATATATGTTTCTACATTGAGCACTTTTATTGATACTGATATATTATAATTTtattatagtaaatatatatatatatatatatatatatatatatatatatatatatatatatatatatatatgccatcATGTAAGATCAAGTATACATGCATACATGAGcgataaatatatatgttatgttttaTCAAGTATAAAATAAATATTTTCTTAATAACTCATATAGTAATGATACTAACAAATTATTTTAAATTGTATTAATAACTACAATTTATGTAAGTTGTTAGTTTAGATATATCTATATATTTTGTAACTAATTAAAACGTTTGCAAATTTTAACATCTTAAGAAGTGGGTAGATTTTGTGTAGACCTCATGTGGTTGTATTTTCCTGACCTTTGAGGTTTCTTTGGATTAAACAATCATTATACGGCTTAATTATTAATATGTTTTTAGGTTAGCATTGATACCTCATCCTTGGTCTCAATCTAAGTTCTACCACTGACCTCAAGTAACGTGGTGCAGGTTTTAATTGATTGTATATGACATCGCAGTACTTATTAAGAGTGCATTCTACACAACTAAAAATCCGTATATCTAAAAAAATTGAAAACAGCGTTAATAAAACATGCAATAAACAAATATTTTTTTAGCGAAATAAACACAAGAAATTTAACTTAAAGAGGATAAAGAAAGTATACTAAAAGTTGGTTAAAAAACTCTACATGCATGAATCTCCCGTGGAACACTGTTTTGCTGTTGTCCACGTGTCCTGACTTGTTGATGGAGTAATGTGTTCAGCGGAAAGATAGGGAGACAACCGAGACCAAGCAGGCGGCATGCAAGCATGCGCGATGCTGCCTACCAGATCAAAGATTAGATCGGTGTTGCACGGGAGATTTTCTGCATCAAGTGTGTAGAGAATTTTTTCGCTAAAAGTTCCACACAAGACAAACTTTAGATAGACGTGTATACTCCATCCATCGGTCTCGGTCACAAATACTTGGACATATTTCGATATCCGTCCACCGCGGCATGGGATGGCATTGGCATTTGGCAAAGCAAATTATACTAAATCCACCGCGGACACCCGCAGAATGAAGCAGCGATTTGATTACGCGTTGAAGCATCAACTAATAATCGTCCGCGCGCCGCCGGGATTAGGCCTGCTGCTATCCGCGATCAGCGGCAGTCAGTAGAGAAGTAGATGGAGTCGTTATCACCGACCGTTAGTTCATTCTCTGTCGTCCGTCCTTGGCTATCTCGAATTCTCAACAATGGGCATTGCTTCTCCATTCCACATTCGTAATTGTTATGCTGGCAGTTTGGCACACAAGCTGGTGTCCAATGTTCTGTGTGTGTCACAGAGTCATCGACCAACAACTAACCACACAGGCCAGGACAAACCATCCTACATATCTATATATGCAATTCTTCTagataatcagcctgttcgcttgttggtttcagccagcccaaaccaaccagccaacagtgttttcctctcacaataaaccagcaccagccagcccaaaccagcccagaaaccaaccagcgaacaggccgaatgttATATAGTACTGGTGGTATATGTATATCTATTCTATGCAAATTAAATTTGCAAACTGACACCTGTACGTAACCAACATCATAGCGCGTATTGTTCCCGTCTCATTCATTTCATGAGGTTGAGGCCAATGATGAGATGAGACCATTGCTCGTTTAAGCTGGTCGGTCATCAATTTTCAACTGGGGCATAAGTCAACTGGTGATGAGCTCTGTTAATTTGTCTCCTATATCATTGCTGGTCTCTGACATTGAGGCATTGAGCAGATGAACTCAAGCGATCCCTAACGCACACATTCTTCCAAGCAACCACCGTCGTCGTTGTCTGCTCTTGTACTTCTCCGTTCATCTGCGACGACTATAAATACACGTGCCAACCAGCAGCTCATCTCCACCGCCATCACTTCCTGCACAACTACGTACAGGTCTACAGCACACACAGCACTCACTGTTCGCACACAAACACAGTAGGAACGATGGCCAGCAGGCTTTCCGCTCTGACATCCTTTGTGTTGCTGTGTTCGGTGATGATTTCCTGCCACGCTGACGGCTACGGCCCCAGTCCGACGCCGacaccgacgccgacgccgacgccgacgccgaccccGAGCGGCGCCGGCCCGGCCGTTGGCTTCTACAGCTACGCGTGCCCCAGCGCCGAAGCCATCGTGAGGGGCGTCGTGACCAAGGCGGTGCAGCAGAACCCTGGCGTCGGGGCAGGCCTCATCCGAATGctcttccacgactgcttcgtccAGGTATATATGCATTGTGTAATTCTTCAGTGCTCTAGCTACATGCACCAGACACCAGCAGGTCCAGCACCGTGCACGGTGCACGTACGTGCCTTGCCTGACCGTGTCTGCAACGTTCTCTTCATTTATTAGGGGTGCGATGGCTCCGTGCTCCTCGACCCGACCTCGGCGAACCCGCAGCCGGAGAAGCTGTCCCCGCCCAACTTCCCGAGCCTGCGCGGCTTCGAGGTCATCGACGACGCCAAGGCGGCGCTCGAGGCCGCCTGCCCGGGCACGGTCTCCTGCGCCGACGTCGTCGCCTTCGCCGGCCGCGACGCCAGCGCCGTCCTCAGCGGGGGCAGGGCCGACTTCGCGATGCCCGCGGGACGCCGCGACGGCCGCGTGTCCCTGTCCAGCGAGGCGCTCCAGAATCTGCCGCCGCCCTCCTTCAACCTCTCCCAGCTCGCCGCCAGCTTCGCCGCCAAGGGGCTCGGCGTCGACGACCTCGTCGTGCTCTCCGGCGCGCACACCGTCGGCCGCTCCCACTGCTCGTCCTTCGTCAGAGACGGCCGCCTCAACGCGTCCACGTCCGATATGAACCCCGCGCTCGCCGCGTCGCTGCGGCAGCAGTGCCCGGCCAACGCCGCCACCGACAACACCGTGGTGCAGGACGTCGTGACGCCTGACGCTCTGGACAACCAGTACTACAAGAACGTGGTGGCCAGGAACGTGCTCTTCACGTCGGACGCGGCGCTCCTCAAGTCCGGGCAGACCGCGGCGTCGGTGCTGCTCAACGCCTTCGTCCCGGGGCTGTGGGAGCAGAAGTTCAAGGCGGCCATGGTCAAGATGGCCAGCATTGAGGTTAAGACTGGCACCAACGGCGAGATCAGGACGAACTGCCGGGTCGTCAACTAGTTGTGTTAATCATCAGAtcgcttctcttttttttttttttgagcgtaAACCGTGTGAACTGCTTTAATTTTGTGTTGCATATTTTTGTACCTGTTATTATTACATCGTCGCTGCCCTGTCCTTGTAATAACAAGTAAAATATTTCTTGTTGAATTGCAATTTTACATTTTTTTACAGCATCTCCAAGTGTTtgtttggtaaaaaaaaaaagactccCAAAAGTTgtaatttaggcctaagaaactATTGGAACAAAGAAAAACATCATCCTCCCCCAACTTGGTGAATGTGCCCGTGGTCCTATCTGTTTTGGTGATTGAAAGGACAACACAAGTTTAGGACAAACATGTGTGCTAAAGATTCATTAGACATGTCATAATAGGTCACAGGGATGCAAATTTAAAGTTTGATCAAGATCAAAGTTGAAACAGAGAAGAAACGACGAAGATTCCCTAAAGTTTCCTGCTAGAGCATTCACTAGATCACTAGATCACTTGATCCAATAAGTCGGCCATGGAAGACATAGGCCAGACTAGATGATACAGTGAGAAGACAGTCACCGGCCGGCAGATCATCAGAGAGATGACACAGTTGAAGTTCTCGAAGATCAAGGACATCAGATGAAAATGGTGTAGCTTAAGACCAACCCGGTGGATCATCTGGTGAAGATAAGAGACGTGGCCTACAGGCCAGAAATCAGCAGTTCACTGGTGTTAATGATGATTCAGCAATTTATTTTGAAATGCTTGCCCCAATGAATATTGTTGCGATGACGGGATGGTGGCTCCAACAGACATGAACAATGTTATGACGAAtctggttggggggggggggggggggggggggggggggtggacaCTGATCTTATCAAGCCGGCCAAAGAATTGAAGGTTACTTTGATCTGGCTTCAGCGAAAATCACACAGCCATGGGATTTGAGCTAAGGAATTGATTGGTGATAGCTCATATTTGTGTGGAATTCGTGCGAGTTGATTTAGCGGGGAACATTCAGAAaaacttttttgaaaaaaaaatattttcaagcTAAATGATTACAATGGGAAAAAACTAAGTACCTACGCTATTTGCGCGAGTTATCTTGCTAGTTATATATTGTGCATGCTCACTTCACTATTTGGTAAATAAACCATGCACAAT
Above is a genomic segment from Miscanthus floridulus cultivar M001 chromosome 3, ASM1932011v1, whole genome shotgun sequence containing:
- the LOC136544607 gene encoding peroxidase 2-like, which codes for MASRLSALTSFVLLCSVMISCHADGYGPSPTPTPTPTPTPTPTPSGAGPAVGFYSYACPSAEAIVRGVVTKAVQQNPGVGAGLIRMLFHDCFVQGCDGSVLLDPTSANPQPEKLSPPNFPSLRGFEVIDDAKAALEAACPGTVSCADVVAFAGRDASAVLSGGRADFAMPAGRRDGRVSLSSEALQNLPPPSFNLSQLAASFAAKGLGVDDLVVLSGAHTVGRSHCSSFVRDGRLNASTSDMNPALAASLRQQCPANAATDNTVVQDVVTPDALDNQYYKNVVARNVLFTSDAALLKSGQTAASVLLNAFVPGLWEQKFKAAMVKMASIEVKTGTNGEIRTNCRVVN